The nucleotide sequence TGCTGTGCCGTGGGAGTGGGTGCCGGCGAGCGTGGCGGCTTCGGTGGCCAGCCGCAGCGCAAGGTAGTCGACCAGGTCGATGCCGCTGTCGGGCCGCTGACCCTGCCACCGGATGTGGGCGGCGAAGCCGGGAAGGCAGGCCAGGTGGGCCTGCAGATAGCGGGTGCGTTGGTTGTCCGGGACACCGAGCGCGGCCAGCGCCTCCAGGACGGCGTGCTCGGCGCGTTCGGGTAGGTGCCACAGCCGCGCCCGCACCGGCCGCGGCAAGGTCGCGTCGTGGGTGGCCAGGGCTCGCCAGGCGGGGTAGAAGCCGCGGTCGCGGCCCGGCATCCGCCAGGTGGACTGGCCCTCGTCCAAGAAGGCGGCGCACCACTGGATCGTGTGGGTGTTGAGCAGGGCGACCACGTCCGGGGCCAGTGCTTCCGCCGCGGTGTGGACCTGGCGGCGCGGCGGTGGGCCCGTGACGCCCTGGTGCAGGTCGGCCACCAGGAGTTCGACCGGGTCGTAGGCGCGGTTGCCGAGGGTGAGTGGGCCCTGGCGCAGCGCCGCGGGGTGGCGGCGGGCCAGCACGGCACGCAGGCCGTCGTCGGTGATCCGTCCGTGCCGCCAGGCATCCCGCAGCCACGTTTCGTCCGGAGTGACTCGTGCTCCGAGCAGATCCGCGGCGATGGTGGCCGCTTCGGCGAACGGCCGGTCCAGCAGGCCGGACAACGGGTTGACCGCGATGAAGTCGGCCAGTGGCCAGGTCGGTGCCAGAAAACCGGCCGCGTCGGCGATCTCGGTGCGCACTGCCGCCAGCTGGGTGGAGACGTCAGGGACGGCATCGGGGGCGAGGTCGGTGGCGGGGCTGGTGGTCATGGGGAGGAACCCTCCTGCGTGAGCACGGCGATAACGGTGGCGAACAGTGCGATCGTGTGCGGCCCTGGCGACCGCACGTCCGGGGCGGTGGCTCCGGTCACAGCGGCGGATCGCTTTCCGCGGTGCCGTTGAGAGCGCGGGGTCGCCTGATCACGCCCGAGGTCCTTCCAGTTGGGGGACCGGCCGCGGGCGTGGTGTCGGCACCAGCCGTGGCGGGTGCGCCCAGGTGCCGGTGTGCGTGCGCTGCTGCCCGGCTGACAGGGCCAGCACGTAGAGGCGGTCGCGCCAGCGGCGGAGACCGGTCGTGGGCGCCAGGTGGAGCAGCAGCGCGCCGGCCGCCAGCACCGCCACCACGGTCGCCAGCAACCAGGCCGGGACCGCTGCCGTGACGGCGGCGGGCAGGCTCGGGGCCAGGAACTTCGTGACCGCGCCCACCACGGCCAGGTAGCCGATCGCCGCGCCCGGCAGCACGATCACCACCGTGACCAGCGCGCCGGCGGTTGGGAGGCGCCGCAGCCAGCCCCACGCCAGCCGGGCAGCGGTGGCCACCGCGAAGATCAACAACGCCGCGCCCCCGGCATGCGGGGGCAGCCACCAGGCCGCCACCGTCACCGCCGCGACGGCGACGGCCCCGGCGAATACAGCAACCTGTGCCGCGCGCGCGGGAGCCATCCGAGGCACGGGAGGAGCCACGGTGTGGCGGGCGTAGCGTTGCACGGCGGACCCCGAACCGAGGAACAAGGCGGCTTTGAACAGCCCATGCGCCACCAGGTGCACCACCGCCGCGGCGTAGAGGCCCAGCCCGCAGGTCATCAGCATGAACCCCATCTGCCCGATCGTGGAGTGCACCAGCGCACCCTTGATGTCGGGACGGGCCAGCATGATCGCGGTGGCGGCCACGACGCTGGCGACTCCGATGGCGAACGCCAGGTGTGTCGCCACCGGCGCGGCACCGAAGATCGGCCACAGCTTCACCAGCAGCACCCCGCCGGCGTTGACCACGCCGGCGTGCAGCAGCGCCGAGACTGGGGTCGGTGCCGCCAGGGACGCGGGCAGCCAGCGGTGCCACGGCAACTGGGCACACCGCGCGGCCGCGGCAACCACCAGCGAACAGGCCACCGCCGTGCCCACCGCGCCGCCGACCGCCACGTCGCCTTGGTGGCGTAGGTCGAGATCACCCCAGGCAGCGACCGCGAGGACAACCCCAACCCACAACGCGGCGTCCCCGACGAGGACGGCACGTGCGGTACGGCGGGTGGCGTCAACGGCCGACGGAGCCGGCCGATACACACCCACCAGCCGACACAAGATCACCCCGGTCAGCGACCACGCCACCGCCAGGGTGACAAGAGTCGCCGCGGTCACCATGACCGTGGTCGCGGCGGTCAGCGCCCCAGCCGCGACAGCGAACCTGGCCGCCGCTGGGTCACCACGCAGGTAGCGGCGGGCGAATGCCTGGACCACGGCGCTGACCGCGCACACCAACAGCAGCACGATCGCCCCGACGTGGTCGAGCACCAGCCCGGTCCAGGCTCGCCCGTCCGGGTTGGCCAGAACCATCGCCACCGGCCCGCCGTCCGCCACCGTCACGGCTAGCGTCCCCGCCAGCGCGGCGGCTAGCACTGCCGCGCCGGCGCCCAGCGCGGGCGCCAGGGCCCGCAGGCAACGGACCGATCCGGCCGCGGCCGCGACAGCGGGAAGGGCCACCACGGCGAGCAGCAACACCCCCGTCACGCCGTCGTACCTCCCGCCGCCGCGCGCTCCGCCGCGCCGCGCGTCGCCGGGGTTCCGGTGACGTCGGTGGCGGGCGGCTCAGCGCCGGTGCCCGCCGCGGGCTCGGGGGTCGGGTCGAGGTGTTCCAGGCAATGCGGAGGCAAGGCACGCCCGTCGAAACCGCCGACCCGCACCCGAACGAAGTCATCGCGGACCACGCAGTACAGCGACCGCCCTCGTTCCAGCTCGCGGGCGATATAGATGCCCACGCTCTGCGCGGCCCCTCGCCGCGCGCCCGGCGAGCTGGTGTCGATCACCACGTCCGGCGGCGGCGAGCCCCACCGGTGCGCCCAGCGCCGCGACATTTCACCGGCCGCAGGCTCGCCGGCGGTCAGCACGCGCGTCGTCTCGGCGTCGACCACCGCGCCCACCTCTCTCAGCACGTTCTCCCACGGGTGCGCCATCTCCTTGTCGCCCATGACACCCACCTCCCAAGCACGTCACCGGTAACACGTGTTCTAATACGCGACATGAATCATACGACATCGGTGACGTGTATTGGCAAGCGTGACTCGCGTTACCCCGGTCGAGGTAGAGTTACGGCCATGCAGGAGTGGATGTTTCTGACGAATCACGCCCACGTCCTGCTGTGCGTGGTGCGTGATCCACAAGCTCGGTTGCGGGATGTCGCCGAGCAGGTGGGCATCACCGAGCGGGCCGCGCAGCGCATCGTGGCCGACCTGGTCGAGGCGGGCTACCTGGAACGCACCCGGGACGGGCGGCGCAACCGGTATCGGCTGCACCCGGACTTGCCGCTGCGGCACCCCATGGACCGCGACACCGCCATCGGGCAGCTCGTGGCCCTGCTCACCGGCATCGACATCCGGTCCGGCGACGTCGCGTGATGCTCGCCGTGCACCCCTACGCGGGCGCACAGGTCGCACTGGCCACCCGACACGGCAAGCAGCGGGCCCTCGCTGCCGCTCTGGCGCGTATCCCCGGCATGCGCCTCGTGCTCGCCCACGACGTCGATACCGATCGGCTCGGCACCTTCACAGGTGAGATCCCCCGCACCGGGTCGGCGGCTGAGACGGCGGTCCGCAAAGCGCGCCTCGCGATCGAGTCGACCGGCCTCGGGCTCGCCGTGGCCAGCGAAGGTTCCTTCGGCCCGCACCCGGTCGCGCCGATGCTGAGTGCTGGCCAGGAGATTCTCGCCTTTCTCGACATCGCTCGGGATGTGTGCGTCCTGGAGCGCCGAACCACACCGACGAACTTCAGCCATACCACGACCCGCCGCATCGACGAGGCCACTGACGCCTTCCTGGCGCGCGTCGGTTTCGGCGGCCACGCGGTCATCGTCCGCCCTCACACCCCCGCCGACGCGCGGGCCCCAGGCCCCATCCGCAAGGGCATCCAGACCCGCGCCGACCTCGACGCGGCGATCAGCGAGTGCGCCGCGCACTCCACCGATGGCCTGGCTCGACTGGAGACCGACATGCGCGCGCACGTCAACCCCACCCGTATGCGTGAGATCAGCGTGCTCGCCCACCAGCTCGCCTCGCGTCTGGCCACCCTGTGCTCGGCCTGCGGCACCCCCGGATACGGCCCGGTGGACCGCGAACCTGGTCTGCCCTGCGGCACGTGTGGCGAGCCCACCAGCCTCACCCTGGCAACAATCCACGGGTGCGCCCACTGCCCGCACCGCAGTCGCCACCCCCGCGATGACTGCCAACGCCGTGCCGATCCCACGTTCTGCGAGTGCTGCAACCCTTAACCCGGTACATCACCCCGCGGACCCACCCCGCTGTGCGCCCGAAGGAGCGTCACCCCATGATCCCCCTGACCGCCGCCGAGATCGCGGCAGCCACCGACGGCCACCTCGTCCCGGGGACCGACCCGTCGCTGCTGGTGACCGCACCCGCCAGCATCGACTCCCGCTGGATCCACCCCGGCGGCGTTTTCGCCGCTCTCCCCGGCCGGCGCACCGACGGGCACTACCACGCTCCCGCGGCCCTCGCCGCGGGAGCCGCCCTGGTGCTGGCCTCACGCCC is from Pseudonocardia autotrophica and encodes:
- a CDS encoding DUF6671 family protein; the encoded protein is MLAVHPYAGAQVALATRHGKQRALAAALARIPGMRLVLAHDVDTDRLGTFTGEIPRTGSAAETAVRKARLAIESTGLGLAVASEGSFGPHPVAPMLSAGQEILAFLDIARDVCVLERRTTPTNFSHTTTRRIDEATDAFLARVGFGGHAVIVRPHTPADARAPGPIRKGIQTRADLDAAISECAAHSTDGLARLETDMRAHVNPTRMREISVLAHQLASRLATLCSACGTPGYGPVDREPGLPCGTCGEPTSLTLATIHGCAHCPHRSRHPRDDCQRRADPTFCECCNP
- a CDS encoding helix-turn-helix transcriptional regulator; the protein is MFLTNHAHVLLCVVRDPQARLRDVAEQVGITERAAQRIVADLVEAGYLERTRDGRRNRYRLHPDLPLRHPMDRDTAIGQLVALLTGIDIRSGDVA
- a CDS encoding proton-conducting transporter transmembrane domain-containing protein translates to MTGVLLLAVVALPAVAAAAGSVRCLRALAPALGAGAAVLAAALAGTLAVTVADGGPVAMVLANPDGRAWTGLVLDHVGAIVLLLVCAVSAVVQAFARRYLRGDPAAARFAVAAGALTAATTVMVTAATLVTLAVAWSLTGVILCRLVGVYRPAPSAVDATRRTARAVLVGDAALWVGVVLAVAAWGDLDLRHQGDVAVGGAVGTAVACSLVVAAAARCAQLPWHRWLPASLAAPTPVSALLHAGVVNAGGVLLVKLWPIFGAAPVATHLAFAIGVASVVAATAIMLARPDIKGALVHSTIGQMGFMLMTCGLGLYAAAVVHLVAHGLFKAALFLGSGSAVQRYARHTVAPPVPRMAPARAAQVAVFAGAVAVAAVTVAAWWLPPHAGGAALLIFAVATAARLAWGWLRRLPTAGALVTVVIVLPGAAIGYLAVVGAVTKFLAPSLPAAVTAAVPAWLLATVVAVLAAGALLLHLAPTTGLRRWRDRLYVLALSAGQQRTHTGTWAHPPRLVPTPRPRPVPQLEGPRA
- a CDS encoding putative inorganic carbon transporter subunit DabA, whose translation is MTTSPATDLAPDAVPDVSTQLAAVRTEIADAAGFLAPTWPLADFIAVNPLSGLLDRPFAEAATIAADLLGARVTPDETWLRDAWRHGRITDDGLRAVLARRHPAALRQGPLTLGNRAYDPVELLVADLHQGVTGPPPRRQVHTAAEALAPDVVALLNTHTIQWCAAFLDEGQSTWRMPGRDRGFYPAWRALATHDATLPRPVRARLWHLPERAEHAVLEALAALGVPDNQRTRYLQAHLACLPGFAAHIRWQGQRPDSGIDLVDYLALRLATEAATLAGTHSHGTAWASA